The genomic interval ATGTCAGAACAAGAAATTTGGGATAACGTTCTCAACTTATGTAAAGAAAATGTCACTACTGTTTCATATGACACTTGGCTCAAAGACACAACACTCTATGCTCTATCTCATGATGAAGCTATCGTCATTGCAGCACAACCTTTTATTGCGAATTGGCTTACTACCAACTATACAAAGCTGATTAAGCAATATTTAGAAGCTGTCACGCAACAAACAATTAACAGCATTAAGTTCATTACTGAAGAAGATCTACAAGAACTTAATGTCGCTTCGTCATCTCATCAAGCAGGCCATACAACACCTGTTGAACCTGTTGTGTCTGGTGAGCAGTTCAATACAAACAACACTTTTGAAACGTTTGTTATTGGACCTGGTAACCGGTTCCCACATGCTGCAAGTCTTGCTGTTGCGGAATCACCAGCCAATGCCTACAATCCACTCTTTATCTATGGTGGCGTAGGTTTAGGAAAAACGCATCTCATGCACGCCATTGGGCATTACGTGTTAGAAAATAATCCAGATGCGAAAGTGCTTTACACATCAAGTGAAAAGTTTACGAACGAATTCATTCAATCCATTCGAAACAATGATACTGAGTCATTTCGCGAAAAGTATCGTAACATCGATATTCTATTGATTGATGATATTCAGTTCATCCAAAAGAAAGAACAAACGCAAGAAGAGTTTTTCCACACTTTCAACGATTTACATCAAAATAAGAAGCAAATCGTCATCTCTAGTGATCGCCCGCCAAAAGAAATTTCAACTTTAGAAGAACGTCTAAAATCACGCTTCCAATGGGGACTTATCGTGGACATTACACCACCTGATTTCGAAACACGTATGGCAATCTTACAGAAAAAAACTGAAGAAGAAAATCTCGATATTCCAATTGAGTCTTTAACTTATATTGCCAATCAGATTCAGACGAATATTCGTGAACTTGAAGGTGCTTTGACACGTGTCTTAGCCTATTCAAAACTTCAAGGAAAACCCATCACAACAGAACTGACTGCCGATGCATTAAAAGATATTATTCAAGTGACTAAAACTAAAAAAATCACAATTCAAGATATCCAAAAAGTTGTCGGCGAATATTATGGTGTGCGTATTGAAGACTTTGTAGCCAAGAAAAGAACGAAATCTATCGCATATCCGCGACAAATTGCAATGTATTTATCACGAGAGCTAACAGATTTTTCATTACCTAAAATTGGAGAAGAATTTGGTGGCCGTGACCATACAACAGTCATACATGCACATGATAAAATTAAAAAAGATATCGATAATGACCCAACTTTACGTCAAGAAATCGAAAGTTTGGAAAAAGATATCCGAAGTTAATTTGTGGATAACGTGGAAAAGTTGTACACATGATACACAGGTTATCCACATGTGAATAACCTTTATTTTCACGATTTTTTAAAGTTATCCACTAATCCACAGCACCTATGACTATTATTATGAATTTAATTAATAACTATTAACTATATAAACGACTGAAAGGAGTTTATAGATGATGGAGTTTTCTATTCAAAGAGATTATTTTATCACTCAATTAAATGACACATTAAAAGCTATTTCACCAAGAGCAACTTTACCCATTTTAACGGGGATTAAAATAGACGCGACGAATGAAGGTATTGTTTTAACAGGATCTGATTCTGAAATCTCAATCGAAATCACAATTCCTAATCAAGTCGATGGTCAAGAAATTATTAACGTGGTTGAACCTGGTTCAGTCGTGTTACCAGGCCGCTTCTTTGTAGATATTATTAAAAAGCTACCAGGTAAAGAAGTTAAACTTTCAACAAACGAACAATTTCAAACATTAATCACTTCAGCACATTCTGAATTTAACTTAAGTGGACTTGATCCAGATCAGTACCCACTTTTACCACAAGTTTCTAGTGATGATGCACTACAATTACCAGTAAAAGTACTGAAAAACATTATTGCACAAACGAATTTTGCAGTGTCCACCTCAGAAACACGTCCAGTACTCACAGGTGTGAACTGGCTTATACAACAAAATGAATTAATATGCACTGCGACCGATTCACACCGCTTAGCTGTAAGAAAGTTGAAGCTTGAAGAAGAAATTCAAGATAAAAATGTCATCATTCCTGGTAAAGCATTAGCTGAGTTAAACAAAATTATGACTGACAGTGAAGATCATATCGATATTTTCTTCGCATCGAATCAAGTTTTATTTAGAGTAGGCAATGTCAACTTTATTTCACGTTTATTAGAGGGACATTATCCAGATACATCTCGTTTATTCCCTGAAAACTATGAAATTAAGTTAGGGCTCAACAACTCTGATTTTTATCATGCGATTGATCGTGCGTCATTACTTGCGCGTGAAGGTGGCAATAATGTTATCAAATTAAGCACAGGTGACACGCAAATCGAATTGTCTTCTACATCACCAGAAATTGGTACGGTTAAAGAAGAAGTCACTGCCAATGATGTTGAAGGTGGCAACTTAAAGATTTCTTTCAACTCGAAATACATGATGGACGCACTTAAGGCCATCGATAACGAAGAAGTTGAAGTAGAATTTTTCGGAACGATGAAACCATTTATTTTAAAACCGAAAGATGATGACACTGTTACACAACTTATTTTACCTATCCGTACGTACTAAACCGCTACGACGTTATAAAAAAGCAGTTGGCTACCAAACCAACTGCTTTTTTTATGCTTAGCTAAACCATTAAGATTTTCCTAATAGTTTGCACAAAATATGTGAAAATTCTGCGGGACAAAGTCAAAAGCAAAATCCACCAACATTTCAACAGTGTCACCATTTCAATGCGTTGCAAAAAAATGACAAAATTTTAAAGTCATTTGCTGAACTTACACGTGTAATTATTCAAAGTGATTTAACTTTAGTATAATTAATATAACTAATGAATGGAGGAATGGACCTATGTTAAAGAAAAATAAATGGTTGATTGTATTCATTGTTGTCGCACTCGTTGCAGGTATCTTTTTAAGCTTTGCCACTTTTAAAACATTGAACAAAGGAAATAGCAGATCAGGAGAAACACTTGCAGCAGAGACTAAAAAGCAACCGACACAAGGTAAAAAAGATTCTAAAGTGTTACTTGTAGAATTTGGAGACTTTAAATGCCCGTATTGCGGAGCTTTTGAAAGTAAAATTAAACCTAAATTAGAAAAAGAATATATCGACAATAACAAAGTTGAATTTCGTTATGTCAACGTATTAATCCATGGGGACGAATCTGAACTTGGTGCCAAAGCAGCACTCGCAGTGAATCAATATGCCCCTGAGAAATATTGGCAATTTCATCATGCACTTTATGAACAGCAACCTAAAAATAAAGATGATGTCGGTAGTCAACATTGGTTAACAGACGATTTAATTCAAAAGCAATTACAAAAATTAGATTTGAGTGAGCAAGAACGTAAACAAATTACGACAGCTTATCGTGATAAAAATGGTGAGATTGCTAAACGCGCGCAACAAGATCATACATTAGCGAAAAAAGAGGAAGTCCCATACGTACCTGCACTATACGTGAACGGTAAACAGATTGAAGACGAGACAGATTTCGACGCGATTAAAGATGAAATCGATAAAGCGCTTGAAGAATAAAATTGATGTACATCCATTGAAACAGATTCAGATGTTCCACATGAAACTTTTACGTGAAAATTCCTTTCTAGAGCATGAAATTTTCGCAATAAAAATGTATAATATATAAGTGAGCAAATATGAATGGAGTGATGAATTTGGCTGAGGAAGTAATCGTTGATGGCGCACTAACTTTAGGACAATTTTTAAACTATGAAGGCATTATTGAATCTGGGGGCCAAGCGAAATGGTTCTTAAGTGAATATGAAGTCTTCTTAAATGGCGAATTGGAAACGCGTCGTGGCAAAAAACTGCAAGATGGCGATCAATTAGACATTCCTGAAGTAGGTTTATACATCATCAAATTCGGTGAGCAATGAAACTCAAAACACTCCAACTAGAAAATTATCGCAATTATGAACAGATAAGCCTGGATTGTCACCCAGAGGTCAATATCTTAATCGGAGAAAACGCACAAGGGAAAACCAATTTATTAGAATCGATTTATACTTTGGCACTCGCAAAAAGCCATCGTACAACGAATGACAGGGAATTAATTCGCTTTAATGCTGAGTATGCTAAAATAGAAGGTGAGCTTAATTTTCGTTATGGCATGATGCCGCTCACGATGTTTATTACGAAAAAAGGAAAAAAAGTCAAGGTGAATCATTTAGAACAGAGTCGTTTGACCCAGTATATTGGCCATTTGAATGTCGTCCTCTTTGCCCCGGAAGATTTAAGTATCGTCAAAGGTGCACCACAAGTGAGACGACGTTTTATTGATATGGAGCTCGGTCAAATTTCGCGCTTGTATTTGAATGATTTATCTCAATATCAACGCATTTTAAAACAACGTAACCATTATTTGAAGCAACTACAGCTTAAAAAGACACAAGATACGACGATGCTTGAAGTATTGAATCATCAATTTGTGGAATATGCGGTTAAAGTGACTCAGCGTAGGCAGCAATTCATTAAAGAGTTAGAATTGCTTGCCGCGCCGATTCATTCTGGCATTACGAATGAACGCGAAACTTTGACACTGCAATATTTACCAAGCATCAAAATAGAAGACGTCTCGCAGTCTGAGGACGTCTTAATTCAACAAGTGCTAGAAGATGTGCAACACCATATGGAACGTGAAATTGAGCGAGGTGTGAGTTTGTATGGACCGCACCGCGACGATTTAGCATTTCAAGTGAACGGCATGGATGCACAAACTTACGGCTCTCAAGGTCAACAACGCACGACGGCACTTTCGATAAAATTAGCAGAAATAGAATTAATGAATCAGGAAGTGGGGGAATACCCCATTTTATTACTTGATGACGTTTTAAGTGAGTTGGATGATGCACGTCAAACACATCTTTTGAGCACCATTCAACATAAAGTGCAAACTTTTGTCACAACCACGTCAGTAGATGGTATTGATCATGAAATTATGAAGGATGCAAAGGTATATCGGATTACACAAGGAAATATAAAGCAATAGGCAGAAAGTGAAGGTGGAAGTTTTGGCTGATGTGAACAACTCAGAAAACTATGGCGCAAGTCAGATTCAAGTATTGGAAGGTCTTGAAGCGGTACGTAAGCGACCAGGTATGTATATTGGTTCAACTTCAGAACGCGGTCTGCATCATCTCGTTTGGGAAATTGTCGATAACAGTATTGACGAAGCACTTGCAGGATATGCTGATAACATAGAAGTAGTCATTGAGAAGGATAATTGGATTAAAGTTACGGACAATGGACGTGGGATTCCTGTTGATATTCAAGAAAAGATGGGACGTCCTGCAGTCGAAGTTATTTTGACAGTATTACATGCCGGTGGTAAGTTCGGCGGCGGTGGATACAAAGTTTCAGGTGGTTTACACGGTGTGGGCTCATCAGTAGTAAACGCTTTAAGTGACACATTAGAAGTTTATGTGCACAGAGACGGTCGTATTCATCATCAAGCGTACCATAAAGGTGTCCCTGCTTTTGATTTAAAACAAGTGGGCGATACAGATCAAACGGGAACAGTCATCCGTTTCAAAGCGGACGGTACGATTTTCCAAGAGACAACAGTTTATAACTATGAAACATTGCAAAAACGTATTCGTGAATTGGCGTTTTTAAATAAAGGTATCCGTATTACGCTCACAGACGAACGTAACGAAGAAAACGTGCGTGAGGATAGTTACTACTATGAAGGTGGAATTAAGTCGTATGTGGAGCTTATAAACGAAAATAAAGAGCCTTTACATGATGAGCCGATTTATGTACACCAAACACGTGACGATATTGAAGTGGAAATCGCACTACAATACAACAGTGGCTTTGCGACAAATCTACTGACATATGCGAACAACATTCATACGTATGAAGGTGGGACGCACGAAGACGGCTTTAAACGTGCATTAACAAGGGTGTTGAACAATTATGGTGCACAAAGCAAGTTGATTAAAGAAGATAAAGATCGTTTATCAGGTGAAGATACACGCGAAGGCTTAACAGCAGTCGTGTCGATTAAACATGGCGATCCACAATTCGAAGGTCAAACGAAAACAAAATTAGGAAACTCTGAAGTCCGGCAAATTGTTGACCGTGTGTTCTCAGAGCTTTTTGAACGCTTTTTATTTGAACATCCACAAGTGGCACGCATCATTGTAGAAAAAGGAATTATGGCATCACGCGCACGTATTGCTGCTAAAAAAGCACGTGAAGTAACGCGCCGTAAATCTGCTTTGGACATTTCAAGTTTGCCAGGTAAATTAGCTGACTGTTCAAGTAAAGATCCGTCTGAAAGTGAGATTTTCTTAGTAGAGGGTGACTCTGCCGGGGGGTCTACAAAATCAGGGCGTGACTCACGTACACAAGCGATTTTACCGTTGCGTGGTAAAATTTTAAACGTTGAAAAAGCACGCTTAGATAAAATTTTAAACAACAATGAAATTCGTCAAATGGTAACCGCATTTGGTACAGGCATTGGCGGCGAATTCGATATTTCGAAAGCACGCTACCATAAGATTGTCATTATGACCGATGCGGATGTCGATGGTGCGCATATTCGTACGTTATTACTCACGTTCTTCTATCGCTTTATGCGTCCATTGATTGAAGCGGGTTACGTGTATATTGCACAGCCACCGTTGTACAAACTGACGCAAGGTAAACAAAAGTATTATGTGTTTAATGATCGTGAGCTTGATAAATTAAAAGAAAAACTGAATCCTACGCCAAAATGGTCTATTGCACGCTATAAAGGTTTAGGTGAGATGAATGCAGATCAGTTATGGGAGACAACAATGAATCCAGAAAACCGTGCGATGTTGCAAGTGACGTTGGATGATGCGATTGAAGCAGACCAAACTTTTGAAATGTTGATGGGCGATGTCGTTGAAAATCGTCGTCAGTTCATTGAAGATAACGCCGTATACGCTAACCTGGATTTCTAGAATGAGAATTGGAAAATGAGAAGGAGGATATCTTGATGGCTGAAACACCTGAATCAAGAATTAATGAACGTAATATCAGCAAAGAGATGCGCGAATCGTTTTTAGACTACGCGATGAGTGTTATCGTATCTCGTGCTTTGCCAGACGTAAGAGATGGTCTAAAACCTGTACATCGTCGTATTTTGTATGGCCTCAATGAACAAGGGATGACCCCTGACAAGCCGTATAAAAAATCTGCTCGTATCGTAGGGGATGTCATGGGGAAATACCATCCACATGGTGACTCGTCAATTTATGAAGCAATGGTACGTATGGCACAAGATTTCAGCTATCGTTATCCACTTGTAGATGGTCAAGGTAACTTCGGTTCGAT from Staphylococcus sp. MI 10-1553 carries:
- a CDS encoding RNA-binding S4 domain-containing protein; translated protein: MNGVMNLAEEVIVDGALTLGQFLNYEGIIESGGQAKWFLSEYEVFLNGELETRRGKKLQDGDQLDIPEVGLYIIKFGEQ
- the gyrB gene encoding DNA topoisomerase (ATP-hydrolyzing) subunit B, producing the protein MEVLADVNNSENYGASQIQVLEGLEAVRKRPGMYIGSTSERGLHHLVWEIVDNSIDEALAGYADNIEVVIEKDNWIKVTDNGRGIPVDIQEKMGRPAVEVILTVLHAGGKFGGGGYKVSGGLHGVGSSVVNALSDTLEVYVHRDGRIHHQAYHKGVPAFDLKQVGDTDQTGTVIRFKADGTIFQETTVYNYETLQKRIRELAFLNKGIRITLTDERNEENVREDSYYYEGGIKSYVELINENKEPLHDEPIYVHQTRDDIEVEIALQYNSGFATNLLTYANNIHTYEGGTHEDGFKRALTRVLNNYGAQSKLIKEDKDRLSGEDTREGLTAVVSIKHGDPQFEGQTKTKLGNSEVRQIVDRVFSELFERFLFEHPQVARIIVEKGIMASRARIAAKKAREVTRRKSALDISSLPGKLADCSSKDPSESEIFLVEGDSAGGSTKSGRDSRTQAILPLRGKILNVEKARLDKILNNNEIRQMVTAFGTGIGGEFDISKARYHKIVIMTDADVDGAHIRTLLLTFFYRFMRPLIEAGYVYIAQPPLYKLTQGKQKYYVFNDRELDKLKEKLNPTPKWSIARYKGLGEMNADQLWETTMNPENRAMLQVTLDDAIEADQTFEMLMGDVVENRRQFIEDNAVYANLDF
- the dnaN gene encoding DNA polymerase III subunit beta; its protein translation is MMEFSIQRDYFITQLNDTLKAISPRATLPILTGIKIDATNEGIVLTGSDSEISIEITIPNQVDGQEIINVVEPGSVVLPGRFFVDIIKKLPGKEVKLSTNEQFQTLITSAHSEFNLSGLDPDQYPLLPQVSSDDALQLPVKVLKNIIAQTNFAVSTSETRPVLTGVNWLIQQNELICTATDSHRLAVRKLKLEEEIQDKNVIIPGKALAELNKIMTDSEDHIDIFFASNQVLFRVGNVNFISRLLEGHYPDTSRLFPENYEIKLGLNNSDFYHAIDRASLLAREGGNNVIKLSTGDTQIELSSTSPEIGTVKEEVTANDVEGGNLKISFNSKYMMDALKAIDNEEVEVEFFGTMKPFILKPKDDDTVTQLILPIRTY
- a CDS encoding DsbA family protein, which gives rise to MLKKNKWLIVFIVVALVAGIFLSFATFKTLNKGNSRSGETLAAETKKQPTQGKKDSKVLLVEFGDFKCPYCGAFESKIKPKLEKEYIDNNKVEFRYVNVLIHGDESELGAKAALAVNQYAPEKYWQFHHALYEQQPKNKDDVGSQHWLTDDLIQKQLQKLDLSEQERKQITTAYRDKNGEIAKRAQQDHTLAKKEEVPYVPALYVNGKQIEDETDFDAIKDEIDKALEE
- the dnaA gene encoding chromosomal replication initiator protein DnaA → MSEQEIWDNVLNLCKENVTTVSYDTWLKDTTLYALSHDEAIVIAAQPFIANWLTTNYTKLIKQYLEAVTQQTINSIKFITEEDLQELNVASSSHQAGHTTPVEPVVSGEQFNTNNTFETFVIGPGNRFPHAASLAVAESPANAYNPLFIYGGVGLGKTHLMHAIGHYVLENNPDAKVLYTSSEKFTNEFIQSIRNNDTESFREKYRNIDILLIDDIQFIQKKEQTQEEFFHTFNDLHQNKKQIVISSDRPPKEISTLEERLKSRFQWGLIVDITPPDFETRMAILQKKTEEENLDIPIESLTYIANQIQTNIRELEGALTRVLAYSKLQGKPITTELTADALKDIIQVTKTKKITIQDIQKVVGEYYGVRIEDFVAKKRTKSIAYPRQIAMYLSRELTDFSLPKIGEEFGGRDHTTVIHAHDKIKKDIDNDPTLRQEIESLEKDIRS
- the recF gene encoding DNA replication/repair protein RecF (All proteins in this family for which functions are known are DNA-binding proteins that assist the filamentation of RecA onto DNA for the initiation of recombination or recombinational repair.), translated to MKLKTLQLENYRNYEQISLDCHPEVNILIGENAQGKTNLLESIYTLALAKSHRTTNDRELIRFNAEYAKIEGELNFRYGMMPLTMFITKKGKKVKVNHLEQSRLTQYIGHLNVVLFAPEDLSIVKGAPQVRRRFIDMELGQISRLYLNDLSQYQRILKQRNHYLKQLQLKKTQDTTMLEVLNHQFVEYAVKVTQRRQQFIKELELLAAPIHSGITNERETLTLQYLPSIKIEDVSQSEDVLIQQVLEDVQHHMEREIERGVSLYGPHRDDLAFQVNGMDAQTYGSQGQQRTTALSIKLAEIELMNQEVGEYPILLLDDVLSELDDARQTHLLSTIQHKVQTFVTTTSVDGIDHEIMKDAKVYRITQGNIKQ